A region from the Peromyscus maniculatus bairdii isolate BWxNUB_F1_BW_parent chromosome 5, HU_Pman_BW_mat_3.1, whole genome shotgun sequence genome encodes:
- the LOC107400504 gene encoding putative vomeronasal receptor-like protein 4 yields the protein MKWNNIHHTVIVLSLAGPGIVGNILIFARHIYTSVLGTEKKPVDFIIIHLAFSNTIIICTTVIKDIATVFYFRNFLGDTGCKAVVYLARTARGLSICTTCLLSMFQAVTISPRTTLWTKLKPQTSWQVLPFLLLFWIGNVLISSNLLCYIKAGGGLNMSTPGTFIGHCYMLPSRNIIKWLFLSLMTLRDVTFQSLMGWSSGSMALHLYKHHKRVLYLHSSRSENNSPPEIRATWSVLILMSCFLFFCWVDFILSFHTGFTVTHSSLSLNIKTFLELGYAGFSPYVLISRDIRVPNVLHAQ from the coding sequence ATGAAGTGGAATAATATTCACCACACAGTAATCGTCCTTTCTCTTGCTGGACCTGGAATTGTGGGAAATATCCTAATATTTGCGAGACATATATACACGTCTGTCTTGGGCACTGAGAAAAAGCCTGTGGATTTTATTATCATCCACTTGGCATTTTCTAATACGATTATTATTTGTACCACGGTAATCAAAGACATAGCCACAGTGTTTTATTTCAGAAACTTCCTCGGAGATACTGGCTGTAAAGCTGTGGTTTATCTGGCAAGGACGGCCCGGGGCCTCTCCATCTGCACCACCTGTCTCCTCAGCATGTTCCAGGCTGTCACGATCAGTCCCAGGACCACCCTTTGGACAAAGCTCAAACCACAGACCTCATGGCaagttcttccctttctcctcctcttttggaTTGGTAATGTTCTCATAAGCTCCAACTTGCTCTGCTACATCAAAGCAGGTGGGGGCTTGAACATGTCTACACCCGGAACATTCATTGGCCATTGCTATATGCTGCCATCCAGAAATATAATCAAgtggcttttcctctctctcatgaCTCTTCGTGATGTCACCTTTCAGAGTCTCATGGGCTGGAGCAGTGGGTCCATGGCTCTCCATCTTTATAAGCATCACAAGAGAGTCCTGTACCTTCACAGCTCCAGGTCTGAAAACAATTCCCCTCCAGAAATCAGAGCGACATGGAGTGTTCTCATTCTAAtgtcctgctttcttttcttctgttgggtagatttcattctctcctttcacaccggtttcacagtgacacacagttCTCTTTCactaaatattaaaacatttttagaacTTGGTTATGCTGGGTTTAGCCCCTATGTTCTGATTAGCAGAGACATCCGTGTTCCTAATGTCTTGCATGCTCAGTGA